The following DNA comes from Alienimonas californiensis.
CCGAACTGCACGAGAACCCGCCGGACCGGGCGACCGGGGCGCTGCTCGGGCCGCTCAATGAACTGCCGGACGGCCCCCGGCGGTTCGTTCGGGCCGAACGGCTCGAGTTGGCCCCGCAGGCGGACGGGCCGCTGACGGTCGTGCGCACCGCCCCCGCCGGCCCCGTCACCACCACCGAACTGACCGACCCCGCGGGAACGCGCACCGTGCTGCATCATCGTCCCGGTCCGCCGCTGCCTGTCGGGGCCCGGGTGGCGACGCGGCTGGCGTTCGCCCTGCTGGCGGCGGTTCTGCTCGGCGTCGCGGCGGGGTGCGACGGCGGGGGGGCGGACGGGCCGGCGCTGAGGTTCGCGGAGGTGCGGGTGCGGGCGACGCCGAACGCCGGACCGCAGTTGCCGGCCCCGCGGGGCGTGGGCATCGGTCCCGGCAACGAGGCGTACGTGCTGGACGACGCCGGCCGGGTGCTGGTGTTCTCGCCGGAGGGGGAGGAACTGCGGCGCTGGGACATGCCCTCCAACGTGCAGGGCAACCCGGAGGGCATCTGCGTCTACCGCCCGCCGGGTGTGGACGAGTGGCTCGTCGCGGTGGCGGACACGCACTACCACCGGGTCGTGCTGTTTACGACCGCGGGGGAGGTGGTGACCGAGTGGGGCGTGGAGGGGGACGAACCCGGCAACTTTCGATTCCCCGTCGCCGTGACCGCCGACGACGCCGGCCGGCTGTACGTCGGCGAGTACGGCGGGAACGACCGCGTGCAGGTCTTCAGCCCTCACCCGGAGAACGCCCCGCTGCGGTCGATCGGTTCGTTCGGCACCGGGCCGGGGCAGTTCAGCCGGGCCAGCGGCGTGGCCTGGGTCCCTCCGGCCTCCGCGGGCGGCGACGGCGAGAGCGGCGACGCCTTCGTGCTGGTCGCGGACGCCTTCGGCGATCGCATTCAACGCTTCACGACGGAGGGCGACTACCGCGGCGTGCTGGGCGGGGACGACGCCGTCTCGCTGCACAGCCCCTACGACCTGGCCCGCGCCGCGGACGGCACACTGTGGATCCCGGAGTACCACGGCGGCCGGATCACGGCGCTGCGGGCCGACGGCACGCTGCTGGGCCGGTGGAGCGGCGACGCGGATTCCTCGGATGGGAGGACCGGCCCGCTGGTCACCCCCTGGGGGCTGGATGTGGACCGAACGGGCCGCGTCTGGATCGCGGATACGGGCAACCGGCGGCTGGTGACGCTCGTGCCCTGACGCGGCGGCCCGCCGGTCGCGGATTCGTCGTGAACCGGTTGTGCCCGCGGCGACGTTGTTCCGTAAGCTGACGCCGTTCCGCTCGGTTCGTTCCCTTCGCCCCGGCCCCCCGCCCGATGGCCCCCCCGCCGCCCCGCCGGCCCACCCTCACCGCCGCCGGGCGGCGTGAGCCGGCGGGCGCGGGGGAGCGGCTGTGGCGCTCGCTGTTCCCGGCGGCCCGCACCCCGGTGCGGTGGCGGGACGGCTGGCCGCTGGCGGCGTTCGGGCTGATCGCGATCGGGCTATTCGTCTGGCTGGAACTCGACCGCCGGGTGCTGTTCGCCCGGCCGACGCTGTTCGGGCTGTTGCTGTTCGCCCCGTGGGTCTGGTGGCTGGCCGTTGCGAACCGCGGCGGATTGGGCACGACGCGGGCGGAGGCCTCCACGTTCCTGCGGCTCTGCCTGCTCGGGTTGTGCGTCGCGGCCCTGGCGGAGCCGCGGGCGGTGCGGGAGCGGGACGTGACCAGCGTGGTGTTCGCCCTGGACGTCTCCGATAGCGTCGGCCGCAGCGTGGAGAGCCAGGCGCTGGAACTGTTCAGCGGGGCGGTCGCCGCCAAGCCCACCACCGACGAGGCCGGCCTGGTCGTGTTCGGCCGCAACGCCGCGGTGGAGCTGCCGCCGAAGAAAAGCGTCGCCTTCGAGGGCGTCATCAACTCCCAGGTGGACCGCGACGCGACGAATCTGGAGCAGACCCTCAGCCTGTCCGCGGCGATGATTCCTGAGGAGAACGCCGGCCGGGTGGTGCTGATCTCCGACGGCACGGAGACCGAGGGCCGGCTCGCCTCGGAGCTGGATCAACTGCGGGGCCGGGGCATCAAGGTGGACGTGTTGGCGGTGGACTATGCTGGCCGGGAGGAGGTCTGGCTGGAACGGCTGGACCTGCCGCGGTTCGTGCGGGAAGGGGAGAGCTACGAGGCCAGTGTGGTGCTCAGCAGCCTCGGCGCCGGCGCCGGCACGCTGACCCTCACCGAAAACGGCGAGGAGATCGCCCGGGAGCAGGTGGACTACGCCGCCGGCAAGAACCGGTTCAGCTTTCCGATCCGCCTCCGCGGCCCCGGCTACTACGAGTACGCCGCGACGATCAAAGCAAACGACACGGCCTCCGGGGAGCCGGGCGACGGCGTGGAGGACAACAACACCGCTCTCAACTACCTCTATCTGGAGGGGGCGGGGAAGGTGCTGGTCGTGACGGACCCGGGCGGCGATCCGCGGGACGTGGAGGATTTCGTCGCCGCCGCCCGCGAGGGGGAGCGGGAGGTCACGGTGATGGACGGCTACGCCTTCCCGCGGGACGTGCTCAGCCTGATGCCCTACGACCTGATCGTGTTCGCCGGCGTGCCCGCGGACGTCTTCGACGCCCGCCAACTCGCCGCGGTGCGGACGGCCGTCTCCGACATGGGCGTGGGCTTCCTGATGCTCGGCGGGGAGAACAGCTTCGGCGCCGGCGGGTATCAGAACACCCCCGTCGAGGAGGCGTTGCCGGTCGATCTGGACATCACCCGCCGCAAGGTGCTGCCCAAGGGGGCGCTGGTCATCATCCTGCACACCTGCGAGTTCCCGCAGGGCAACACCTGGGGCAAGCGGATCTGCAAACGGGCGATCAAGGTCTTGGGCGATCAGGACGAATGCGGCGTGCTGGTGGCGGACTACGTCGAGGGGGAGGAGTGGCTGTTCGAACTGACGCCCGCGGCCCGCTACCCGGAGCTGGTGCCCAAGATCAACGCCGCCCAGATCGGGGATATGCCGGACTTCGCCCAGACCATGAACGCCGGCCTGAAGGCGCTGAAAGACAGCGACGCCAGTGCCAAGCACATGATCATCATCTCCGACGGCGACCCCAGCCCGCCGTCGCCGGCGCTGGTCAAGCAGTTCGCCGACGCCCAGATCGCGATCAGCACCGTCGCCGTCTTCCCGCACCAGGGCGACCGGGCCAGCCTGAACACGATGCGCGGCATCGCCGCCGGCACCGGCGGCCGGTTCTACCTGCCGGACGACCCGAACCAACTGCCCGGCATCTTCGTGAAGGAGGCGAAGACCCTCCGCCGCACGCTGATCCAGAACAACACCGTGCAGCCGGAGGTGGCCCTCGGTCACCCGATCCTCAAGGGGCTCGGGCCGCTGCCGCCGGTGCGGGGCTACGTGCTAACGACGCCGAAGGAGGCGCTGACCGAACAGATCCTGCGGGTGCCCTCCGACGAACAGGTCGCCCCCGGGGAGTACGATCCGATCCTCGCCGTCCGCCAGTTCGGCCTCGGCCGCACCGGGGCGTTCACCGCGGACCTCGGCCCGAACTGGGGCGCCGACTGGGTCACGTGGGACGGCTACGGCCCGTTCGTGCGGCAGCTCATCACGCACCTGGGCCGGGTCCGCAAGCAGGGGCACCTGCGGATGAGCACCTACACGGACGGCTCCGACGGGGTGATCGTTGTGGAAGACTTCTCGCCCCAGGAACGCTTCCTTGAGATCACCACCTCCGTCGCCGGACCGCGAGACCGCACGGAGACCGTTTCGCTGGTGCAGGTCGGGCCGCGTCGGTATCAGGCCCGCGTGCCGCTGTGGGGGAAGGGCCGTTACCAGGTCATCGGCCGCTCTGCGACGGTCGGCGGCGGCGCCGCGGAAGCCCCCGCCGCGGCCCCGGCGCCCGAGGGCCCCACGCCCATGGGCACCATCGCCGGGGCGAACGACGCCATCGAGGAGGAGCCGGTCGGACCGGCGGACGACGGCACGGAGCAGGTCGCCGGCGGTTTCATCCTGCCCTATAGCGCCGAGTACCTGCGGTTCCGCAGCGACCCGATCGTGTTGAAACGGGTCGCCGAACGCACCGGCGGCCGGGAACTGATCGTCGACGAGAACACGCCGAAAACGCTGTTCACCGAGGACCGCCAGCCGAAGCGCAGCAGCCGGCCGATCTTCGACTGGTTGCTGATCCTCGTGGCCTGCCTGATCCCGCTGGACATCGCCGTGCGGCGGGTGCAGCTCGACTGGGCGCTGGTGCGGGAGCTGTTTAAACGGGAGAAACTTGGCACGGCGACCGCCGGCGCCGGCGGGCCGACGCTGGAGGGCCTGCTCGCCAAAAAGCGGGAGAGCTCGCCCCCCTCACCCGGCCGTCGTACCCCGAGCAGAACGGGTGAATCACGTGGGGTTTCGCAGGCGCCCGCGAAACCGCAAGCGGACGTCGCCCCGCCGAAGAAACCGGCCCCGCCGGCGAACACCACCGCGGCCCTGCTGGATTTGAAGAAGAAACGCGACCGGTCCTGACCCGCCCCCGCGGGCTCCCGGCCTCCTTCCCCCGACGTTCGACGCATGACCGACCTCCCCCCGCCCGACGCCTCCCTCCCCGCTCCGGACGGGGCGCCGGCGCCCGTCGACCCGGACCGCCTGCGGGCCGAAGCCGCGGAGTTCCGCACGATCTTCGAGCAGGTCCGCACAGAGGTCGGCCGCGTGATGGTCGGGCAGGTCGGGGTGATCGAAGCCGTGCTGACCGCCCTGTTCGCCGGCGGCAACGTCCTGCTGGAGGGCGTTCCCGGGCTCGGCAAGACGGAGCTGGTGAAGGCCCTGTCGAAGGTGTTGGACCTCGACTTCAAACGCATCCAGTTCACCCCGGACCTGATGCCGGCGGACATCGTGGGCACCCAGGTGATGAGCGCCGACGAGCACGGCCAGTACCGCTTCGAATTCCGGCAGGGGCCGATCTTCACCCAGCTTTTGCTGGCCGACGAGATCAACCGGGCCAGTCCGAAGACGCAGTCGGCCCTGCTGGAAACGATGCAGGAGGGTAGCGTGACCACCTCCGGCACGCGGTACGTCCTGGAGCAGCCGTTCTTCGTGATGGCGACCCAGAACCCGCTGGAACAGGAGGGGACCTACCCGCTGCCGGAGGCTCAGCTGGACCGGTTCCTGTTCAAGGTCAACGTGCCGCTGCCGGACCGGGCGGAGCTGAACGAAATCGTCGGCCGGACGATCCTCAAGCAGCCGATCGACCCGGCCCAGATCCTCGACAGTGCCGCGATCCTGCGGCATCGGCGGACGCTGAACAACGTGGTCGTCACGGACGCCGTGCGGGACTACGCAGTGCGGCTGGTGCTCTCCACGCACCCGCAGGCCGTGCTGGCCCAGGGCGAAGCCGGCGAGGCGGTCACCCGGTACGTAAAGGCCGGCGCCAGCCCGCGGGCCGCGCAAAGCCTCATCAAGGCCGCCCGGGTCCGGGCCCTGGCGGAGGGGCGCCCGCATGCGGCGTTCGAAGACGTCGCCCACTTCGCCCCGGCTGTGCTCCAGCACCGCGTGTTGCTGAACTACGACGGTCAGGCCGACGACGTGAGCGTGCCGGACCTCATCGCCGATCTCACGAAAAGCCTGCCGGAGCGGGCGGCGTGAGCGGTTCGTCGCTCACCACGCTGCTGCCCAACGACGTACTCGGCCGGTTGGAACGGGTGCGGTTGCAGCCGGTCCGCCGCCTGACGAACCCCTCCCGCGGCGAGCACCTCGCCGGAAAGGGCGGCAGCAGCACGGAGTTCGCCGACTACCGCGACTACGCCCCCGGCGACGACGTGCGGTTCGTCGACTGGAACATTTTTAGTCGGCTCAACAAGCCGTATATGAAGCTGTACCGGCACGAGGAGGAGCTGCACGTCTGCCTGATCGTCGACGCCAGCGCCTCTATGAAATATGGGACCGGCGAGACGAAGCTGATGCGGGCCAGCCGGATCGCGGCGGCGTTCGGGATCTGTGCGTTGACCAGCGTCGAAAAAGTCTCCGCGCACGTCTGCCACGCGGCGGGCACGGAGCCGGTGCGCATGCCGCCGTCCACGGGCCGCAAGTCGCTGCCGCGGTTGCTGAAGTTCCTCGAAACGGTGCAGCCCGGCGGGGACTACCCGATTGAATCGGCGGTCGCCGACGTGCTCAAACGGCATCGCGGCCGCGGCATCGCCGTGATCGCCAGCGACTTTCTGACCTTCGGGGACGTCTCCGGCCTGTTCGGGCGGTTGCAGGCGGCGGGGCTGGAGCCGTGGGCGGTGCAGGTGCTCAGCCCGGAGGAGATCGACCCGGACCTCTCCGGCGATCTGCGGCTGGTCGACTGCGAGAACGGCGCCGGGCTGGACGTCACCCGGGCCGGCGACCTGCTGGGCTTCTACCACGACCACCGCCTCGCCCTGGAGGACGAACTGGCCGTGCAGTGTCGCCAGCGAGGCGGCCGGTTCCTGCCGGTCAGCACGACCGAGCCGCTCAAGGACCTGCTGTTCGGCACCCTCCGCCGCCGGGGGTGGCTGCGATGAGCGACCAACGTGAGCCCGGAGCGCAAGCTCCGGCCGGCGAGCGAAGCGAGCCGGTCGTTCCGCGACATAAAACCACGCATTGCCGGAGCTTGCGCTCCGGGCTCACCGGGGGGGCCGCCAGATGAACGCCCTCTCCTCGATCGGGTTTGCGAACCTCGCCGCCGGGGCGCTGGCGGCGTTGGCGGCGCCGATCATCCTGTTCTACTTCCTCAAACTGCGGCGGCCGCGGGCGGAGGTGCCCAGTCTGGCCCTGTGGCGGCGGGTGGTGAACGACAAACGGGTGAACAGCCCGTTCCAGAAGTTCCGCCGCAACCTGCTCCTTCTGCTCCAACTCCTGTTATTGGCGGCGCTGACGTTCGCGGCGATGCAGCCGTTTTTGAACGCCGGGGCGGGGCGGGCGGAGTACCGCGTGCTGCTGATCGACGCCTCCGCCAGCATGGCCGCGACCGACGCCGCCGGCCGTTCGCGGCTCGATCTGGCGAAGGAAAAGGCCGAGGACCTGATCGCCGGCCTGCAGCCCGGGCAGCAACTCGCCCTGATCGCGTTCGACCGCAACGCCCGCACGCTGCAGGAGTTCACCGACAACCCGAACCTGCTCGCCCCCGCCCTCGCCGGGCTCACGACCAAGGACGTGCAGAGCGACCTCGGCGACGCCCTGCGGCTGGCCGGGGCGCTGGCCCGCACGGCGCCGGTCGCGGAGGCGATCCTGCTGACGGACGGCAACCTCCCGCCGGCCGACGACGTGGATCTCGCCTTCCCGGTGAACTACCAGCGCCTGCCGGCGGCGGGGCCGAACGTGGGCGTGGTGGCGTTGAACGCCCGCCGCAGCGGAGTCGGCGCCGCGGAGGACGCCGGGTGGGACCTGTTCGTGAAGCTCGCCGCCAGCGCCCCGACCGGGGCGCGGGTGGAACTCTACGGCGAGGACGGCCCGGACGGCGGCAAACCGCTGGCGGCGGAGTCCATCGGGTTCGACCGGGCCGACGATTCGCCCCGGCTGGTGTTCGAAGTGCCCGCGGACGGCCCGCGGGCGGTGACGGTGCGGGTCGTCGCCGAGGGCTCCGACAGCCTGCCGGCCGACGACACGGCCGGCCTGATCCTCCCCCCGCCGCGGCCGCTGACGGCGTTCTGCCCGGATTCGCAGGGTCTGTTCCGCCGGGCGCTGGCCCTCGAACCGGGGGCGGTCTCCCTGTATCCCCGCCCGAACGATCAGGGCCCGCCGAGCTTCGACCTGGCGATCGTCGATCAGCCAGACACCTCCGAAAACCCCGCCCCGGAGGCGACCGTGCGGACGTTCGTCGGCGTGATCCCCAAGGATCTGGAAGGGCTGATCGAGACGAAGGTGGGGTATGCGGAGGTGGTCGACTGGCGGCAGACGGCGCCGGTGTTGGAGCACGTCCAGCTTCGCGAGGTGCAGATCACCGAGGAGCCCTTCTATCTGGAGCAACCCGGCGGGGAGCCAGCCGACGCCGGGGACCTGGAGCAGCTCGGCTACGAGGTGCTGATCGACGCCCGCACGGGACCGCTGATGCTCCGGCGGCGGGAGGGCGCCCGGGTGGACTATCACCTGCTGTTCGACCCGGCCACCAGTACGCTGCCCTACCGGGTGGCGTTCCCGATCCTCGTGCAGAACATGATCCGCGAGGCGACCCGGGCGGCGGCGCTGTCCGAGGTGCGCGCCGAGCAGACCGGCACGTTGCCGGAGGTGGACCTGGGCGACCCGAACCGCGAGGGGACCGTCGTCGGGCCGGACGGAACCCGCACGCTGCGGGCCGACGCGGGCGGGATGCTGACCGCGGTTCCGGCGGAGACGGCCGGGCTCTACACGATCAGCGCCGGGGGGGAGGAGGTCGCCTCGTTCACGGCCGGCGTGCTCTCGCCGCTGGAAACGTCGCTGGTCGGCGTGGAGAAACTGGAACTCAACGAGGTCGAGGTCGCCGTCTCCGGCGAGGAGGTCTCCGCCGATCGCCCGCTGTGGCGCTGGCTGGCGGCCGGGGCGTTCGCCCTGCTGCTGACCGAGTGGTGGGTCTTTCACCGCCGTCCCGTGACCTGACCCGGCTCAATCCGTCCCCGCTCGCCGCCCGCTCCGCCGCCCCGCTATCGTCCCTCTCCCCGCCCGCCCCGCCGGTTCGCCGATGACCCTCCGCCGTCCGCTCGCCGCGTTACTGCTGGCCGCCCTGGCGTGCGGCCTGTTCCCGGCGGGGGCCGCGGCCCAGGTGACGGTCCGGCAGGTGGACTGGGGCTTCGGCGGGAAGGCGACGCCGGGGCAGTTCACGCCGGTCTCGATCCTGCTGGACAACCCGACGAACGACACGTTCGACGGCGTGGTGAACCTCTACCGGGCCAACTTCGTCGGCGAGCGCCGCGGGGCGGTGCTGACCGAGCCGGTGTTCCTGTCCGCGTTCGCCTCCCGACGGGTGCAGTTCTACGTGATCCCGCTGGACGGCGGGGAATCGTGGCGGCTGGAGGCGATTCCCGACGGCCTCGCCGCGGGGGACGACGGCGTGCTGACGGCTACCCTGCCGCGGCCGGGGCTGACGGATTCCGGCGACGCCGGGGTGGTGTTCCTCACCGGCCCCGACGACTTCACCGCGCGGGTGCCCGGCCTGCCGCGGATGGACGAAACGCTGTTCCCCCCGCGGCCCGAGGCGACCGAGGGCCTGCGGGGCGTGGTCCTCGATCACGCCCCGAACTGGGCGGACGCTCAGCAGAACAGCTTCATGGCCTGGCTGAACGCCGGCGGGGCGGTGCATCTGCTGACCGCCCCGGACGGCTCGCCGGTGCGGTTCCGCGGGGCGATGACGCCGCTGAACGATCCGACCTCCCGCTTCGCGGTCGGTCGCGGCGCCGTGCTGCGGCACGCCCAGAAGGCAGGCGCCGTCGCCAAGCCGTTCGTCGATCGCACGCTGCTGCCGGACCCCTCCTTCGCCCGGATGACCGCGGAGGACCTGACCTTCGAGCAGCGCCGCGAACAGCAGACCGGCGCCTACCCCGTCTCTTATCAACCGACCCGGCTGGAAGAGGAGATTCTGCCCACGCTGCGGCGGATGGTGCGGCCGGAGCACAACTGGGGGCTGATTCACATCCTCTGTCTGGCCTACGTGGCGGCGTTGTTTCCGGGGGTGTTCCTCGTGGGCCGGGAGCGCCGCGGCTACCCGGCGACGCTGGGCCTGCTGATCGCGGTGACGCTGACCTTCGGCATCGCCCTGCGGACGGTCGGGCGGCGAGGGTACGGGGAGAGCCTGTCGGTGCGGACCACGGCGCTGGTGCGGGCGTTGCCGCCGGGGCCGGGGAGCGAGAAAGGCGCCACGGAGGTCACCCAGTGGGCGGACGCCTTCGTGACGGACGGCGGCGACTACACCTTCGCGGTCGCCGGGCCGGCGTCGCTGTACAGCACCGGGCAGGCCTCGGAGCCGGTGAAGGGGACGATCCGCAACGGCGTGGACGGTTCGCTGACGGCGGACGTGCCGCCGTTCTCCTCCCGGGCTTTCGTGGCGAAGGTCCGGCGGGAGGAACCGGCCCCGGCCGTGGAACTGCTCGCCGGCTCCAGCGGCGCCACGACCGACGGCACGGGCGTCCGCTTGACCGGTCTGCGCTTGAAGGTGCCACCGGAACTGGTCGGCCGGGCCAAGCTGTTCGCCGTCCACCACCGGCACGTGTATCCGCTGAACGTCTCCGGCGGGACCGCCGCCATCAATCCCAACGCCGATCCGATCCCGCTGGGCAACCTGCTGGCGGGGTACGGGTTCGGGCTGGTCGGCAACGTCACCGTCCAGGCGGCGCCGTACGGCGAGGGGAACCAATACAACTACGGGATGGACCCCTACCAGCAATACGGCTGGGAGGACGCCGAACTGACCGACCGCGGCCTGGACCTCGCCGCACGCCAACTGATCGGCCGGGACCTGGGGTTCGAGAATCCGCGGCAACTGTATCGCCTGTCCGCCCCCGCCGACCGCGTGCGGATCTACGCGGTCACGCCGTTGCGAGACGAGCACCGCATCCTCGGCGCCGCCGGCCGGGAGCGGCCGACCGAACCGCTGCCGAACCAAAACGGCACCACGATTCTCTCCTACGAGTTCCCCCTGTGAGCGTCGCCGAGCCGTCCGCCGAGGCCCCCGCCCGGGCCCCCTCGAACGCCCCCGCCGCCCCGCCGGCCCCGATCGCCGCGGAGACGCCGGCGATCGAGGTCATCCGGCTGTCGCACACCTACAAGAAGCACCGGGCGCTCCAGCGGATGGAGTTCAACGTCGACCCCGGCACGATCCACGGGTTCGTCGGCCCCAACGGCGCCGGCAAGACGACCACCCTCAAGATCATCTGCACCCTGATGAAGCCCCAGCAGGGCGCCGTGCGGGTGTTCGGCCGGGACGTCGTCCGGCAGGTCCACGCGGTGCGGAGCAGCATCGGCTTCATGCCGGACCACTTCAGCATGTACCGGCAGATGTCGGTGCACGAATACCTGGACTTCTTCGGCGCCGCCTACGGACTACCCACCAAGCAGCGGGACGGGGTCATCAAGAACGTCCTCGAATTGACCGACATGGACGGCCGGCAGGACGACCTCATCAAGGGCCTGTCGCGGGGCATGACGCAGCGCGTCGGCCTGGCCCGCGTGTTGATCAACGACCCGTCCCTGCTGCTATTGGACGAACCGGCCTCGGGGCTCGACCCGCGGGCCCGGATTGAACTGATGGACATCCTACGGGCGCTGCGGGGGATGGGCAAAACGATCTTTATCTCCTCGCACATCCTCAGCGAGCTGGCGGAGTTGTGCGACGCGGTCACGATCGTCGACCGCGGCACGACCAAGTTCAGCGGCTCGATCGACGAGCTGTTGTCGGCGGCTTCCGGTCTGGTGACCTACCGGGTGCTGCTCGACCCGCCCCGCGACGGCGCCCCGGAGCCGGAGGACCTCGCCAGCGACCTGATGGCGATCCCCGGAGTGACGGAGGTGCGGAAATGCGACGAACGCCCCGGCTGGCTGGTGACCTTCGACCGCGACGTGATCCCGGTCAACGACATCCTCGGCGGCGTAATCGCCCTCGGCCTACCGGTGGTGGGTTTCGCCGAGGAGAAGAAACACCTGAACCGGGCCTTCATGGAACTGACCGCCGGCGGGGTCCGCGAGGCGTAAACGTGGTGTGAGCCCGAAGCGCAAGCGAGGGGTTCGACATCCAATCGCCTGATCACTGCCGCCCTGTTTTCGACCGCCCAAACCCTCGCTTGCGCTTCGGGCTCACTGACTGAACCAACATGCTTTCAGGATCGCTCGCCCTCTTTGACCGCGCCCTCAAAACCGAGGCCAGCGGGCTGCGCGGGCATCTGCTGCGATTAGGGTTCGCGGGGTTCATCGAGATCGCCCTGCTGATCGCCGCGGCGACCAGCCTCACCCTCGGGGCGCCGGGGTTGGCGTTCTTTGAGAACATCTGCTGGCTGAACGTCGTGTTCATCAGTCTGGCCGCGGTCAGCCTGTTCGCCACGGCCGTCACCGAGGAGAAGGAGGAGGGCACGCTGGGCCTCCTGCGGATGGCGAACGTCGGCCGGGCCGCCTTGATGCTGGGCAAGAGCACCAGCCGACTGGTCGCGGCGCTGC
Coding sequences within:
- a CDS encoding DUF58 domain-containing protein; protein product: MSGSSLTTLLPNDVLGRLERVRLQPVRRLTNPSRGEHLAGKGGSSTEFADYRDYAPGDDVRFVDWNIFSRLNKPYMKLYRHEEELHVCLIVDASASMKYGTGETKLMRASRIAAAFGICALTSVEKVSAHVCHAAGTEPVRMPPSTGRKSLPRLLKFLETVQPGGDYPIESAVADVLKRHRGRGIAVIASDFLTFGDVSGLFGRLQAAGLEPWAVQVLSPEEIDPDLSGDLRLVDCENGAGLDVTRAGDLLGFYHDHRLALEDELAVQCRQRGGRFLPVSTTEPLKDLLFGTLRRRGWLR
- a CDS encoding ABC transporter ATP-binding protein, which produces MSVAEPSAEAPARAPSNAPAAPPAPIAAETPAIEVIRLSHTYKKHRALQRMEFNVDPGTIHGFVGPNGAGKTTTLKIICTLMKPQQGAVRVFGRDVVRQVHAVRSSIGFMPDHFSMYRQMSVHEYLDFFGAAYGLPTKQRDGVIKNVLELTDMDGRQDDLIKGLSRGMTQRVGLARVLINDPSLLLLDEPASGLDPRARIELMDILRALRGMGKTIFISSHILSELAELCDAVTIVDRGTTKFSGSIDELLSAASGLVTYRVLLDPPRDGAPEPEDLASDLMAIPGVTEVRKCDERPGWLVTFDRDVIPVNDILGGVIALGLPVVGFAEEKKHLNRAFMELTAGGVREA
- a CDS encoding vWA domain-containing protein translates to MNALSSIGFANLAAGALAALAAPIILFYFLKLRRPRAEVPSLALWRRVVNDKRVNSPFQKFRRNLLLLLQLLLLAALTFAAMQPFLNAGAGRAEYRVLLIDASASMAATDAAGRSRLDLAKEKAEDLIAGLQPGQQLALIAFDRNARTLQEFTDNPNLLAPALAGLTTKDVQSDLGDALRLAGALARTAPVAEAILLTDGNLPPADDVDLAFPVNYQRLPAAGPNVGVVALNARRSGVGAAEDAGWDLFVKLAASAPTGARVELYGEDGPDGGKPLAAESIGFDRADDSPRLVFEVPADGPRAVTVRVVAEGSDSLPADDTAGLILPPPRPLTAFCPDSQGLFRRALALEPGAVSLYPRPNDQGPPSFDLAIVDQPDTSENPAPEATVRTFVGVIPKDLEGLIETKVGYAEVVDWRQTAPVLEHVQLREVQITEEPFYLEQPGGEPADAGDLEQLGYEVLIDARTGPLMLRRREGARVDYHLLFDPATSTLPYRVAFPILVQNMIREATRAAALSEVRAEQTGTLPEVDLGDPNREGTVVGPDGTRTLRADAGGMLTAVPAETAGLYTISAGGEEVASFTAGVLSPLETSLVGVEKLELNEVEVAVSGEEVSADRPLWRWLAAGAFALLLTEWWVFHRRPVT
- a CDS encoding AAA family ATPase produces the protein MTDLPPPDASLPAPDGAPAPVDPDRLRAEAAEFRTIFEQVRTEVGRVMVGQVGVIEAVLTALFAGGNVLLEGVPGLGKTELVKALSKVLDLDFKRIQFTPDLMPADIVGTQVMSADEHGQYRFEFRQGPIFTQLLLADEINRASPKTQSALLETMQEGSVTTSGTRYVLEQPFFVMATQNPLEQEGTYPLPEAQLDRFLFKVNVPLPDRAELNEIVGRTILKQPIDPAQILDSAAILRHRRTLNNVVVTDAVRDYAVRLVLSTHPQAVLAQGEAGEAVTRYVKAGASPRAAQSLIKAARVRALAEGRPHAAFEDVAHFAPAVLQHRVLLNYDGQADDVSVPDLIADLTKSLPERAA
- a CDS encoding glutamine amidotransferase produces the protein MAPPPPRRPTLTAAGRREPAGAGERLWRSLFPAARTPVRWRDGWPLAAFGLIAIGLFVWLELDRRVLFARPTLFGLLLFAPWVWWLAVANRGGLGTTRAEASTFLRLCLLGLCVAALAEPRAVRERDVTSVVFALDVSDSVGRSVESQALELFSGAVAAKPTTDEAGLVVFGRNAAVELPPKKSVAFEGVINSQVDRDATNLEQTLSLSAAMIPEENAGRVVLISDGTETEGRLASELDQLRGRGIKVDVLAVDYAGREEVWLERLDLPRFVREGESYEASVVLSSLGAGAGTLTLTENGEEIAREQVDYAAGKNRFSFPIRLRGPGYYEYAATIKANDTASGEPGDGVEDNNTALNYLYLEGAGKVLVVTDPGGDPRDVEDFVAAAREGEREVTVMDGYAFPRDVLSLMPYDLIVFAGVPADVFDARQLAAVRTAVSDMGVGFLMLGGENSFGAGGYQNTPVEEALPVDLDITRRKVLPKGALVIILHTCEFPQGNTWGKRICKRAIKVLGDQDECGVLVADYVEGEEWLFELTPAARYPELVPKINAAQIGDMPDFAQTMNAGLKALKDSDASAKHMIIISDGDPSPPSPALVKQFADAQIAISTVAVFPHQGDRASLNTMRGIAAGTGGRFYLPDDPNQLPGIFVKEAKTLRRTLIQNNTVQPEVALGHPILKGLGPLPPVRGYVLTTPKEALTEQILRVPSDEQVAPGEYDPILAVRQFGLGRTGAFTADLGPNWGADWVTWDGYGPFVRQLITHLGRVRKQGHLRMSTYTDGSDGVIVVEDFSPQERFLEITTSVAGPRDRTETVSLVQVGPRRYQARVPLWGKGRYQVIGRSATVGGGAAEAPAAAPAPEGPTPMGTIAGANDAIEEEPVGPADDGTEQVAGGFILPYSAEYLRFRSDPIVLKRVAERTGGRELIVDENTPKTLFTEDRQPKRSSRPIFDWLLILVACLIPLDIAVRRVQLDWALVRELFKREKLGTATAGAGGPTLEGLLAKKRESSPPSPGRRTPSRTGESRGVSQAPAKPQADVAPPKKPAPPANTTAALLDLKKKRDRS
- a CDS encoding ATP-binding cassette domain-containing protein, with product MTAPLFTLSHVSLPGRPGRPRLDDVSLTIPPGVTAVVGASGAGKSSLLEVLVGFEAPSSGMIKRGAPPSGDGEAGGLFWVPSDLGLWPGETVMGHLLAVQPERDEAAAEALLDRFGLAGVADRRPGTLSAGERSRLALARAVASGAGVLVLDEPLAHVDPAALPGLWAVLREHWDGTADGVRRSVVFAIHDPAAALRESTHCVALADGRVRFAGPTTELHENPPDRATGALLGPLNELPDGPRRFVRAERLELAPQADGPLTVVRTAPAGPVTTTELTDPAGTRTVLHHRPGPPLPVGARVATRLAFALLAAVLLGVAAGCDGGGADGPALRFAEVRVRATPNAGPQLPAPRGVGIGPGNEAYVLDDAGRVLVFSPEGEELRRWDMPSNVQGNPEGICVYRPPGVDEWLVAVADTHYHRVVLFTTAGEVVTEWGVEGDEPGNFRFPVAVTADDAGRLYVGEYGGNDRVQVFSPHPENAPLRSIGSFGTGPGQFSRASGVAWVPPASAGGDGESGDAFVLVADAFGDRIQRFTTEGDYRGVLGGDDAVSLHSPYDLARAADGTLWIPEYHGGRITALRADGTLLGRWSGDADSSDGRTGPLVTPWGLDVDRTGRVWIADTGNRRLVTLVP